agtaatagTGCACATAACTTTCCCAGACAATTCCAACCAGATAATTTGTAAATGCTttagagttttttaaattaacacttGTGTTGCTAAATCCTATTTATGTAAGTCTGCTAAAATTTTTAACCCATTTAAAACTTAAGACATTTAAATAATGGATGGGTTACTCTGAGCAATCCAGCTTTCAGAACCCCCTTGTTTTAGTATATGAAAAAGATAACCTAATGCGCATTAATGAGGTTGGAGAGACTTTGAGAAATATGTATagtgtatattttaaaacagctttGCTTGTATTgtgaagatttaaaaacaaacttgagATTTTTAACGTTAACTATTAACACAGTTTTAACATAAGTTATCCCACTGGGTTTAAGAGCATCTTGAATGTATAATCCTTTTTGTAACCCAGGTTGGTTTCTGCTTTCACCAGTCATCCAaacatattatttatgtttttagttttatatactcatttccctttgttttcctcAACCAGCATGATTTTTTTGCACATGTAttgtagaaatttttaaaaagaaaagttaatacattgttttctttgaattttcttcacttctctcttcctttctactAACCCCTTACCTTAAAGGCCATATCGCTCCATTTGCATTATTTGTGCAAATGCCagggttggtttttatttttatttttgctatttacctaaagaaaaaaaatgcttcagtcaattgctttttttatttaaaaaagaaaaaagaaaaaaagctgtaaCCTTATCATTTCTGAGTAGACCATTGAGAGATGAATGCACACCTGTACTAGCCCAGGACCAGCTTTGGTGGCTGAAGGGAATATTTTAACTAAGCAAGAAGTTCTTTTCTAAAAGTGGTATGTATTATTCACAATCTCTTTCAGTTATTCCCACAAGTCAGGGGTCCAGATAAAATGAGGGTTATCAGCTAAACTGATACGTTATCATTGAGGTTCATCAATGAATTTGTACATTTCTAGTTCCCTTTGGTGAAGGGAAAAATGACGATTTTGCAAGACCTAGATTTTGGCTTGGTTTCTTGCCTCCTTTTTTGGCAGCCTTCATCTTCTCATCTCCCAAAGCCCTTGAGCCTGTAGGGTTTTTGTGGTACACAAAGGACTTGTGGTCTTTTAAAACTAGGACTGATATTTTGGTGTGAGAGATTATCATGTTGAAAGTGATGTTCTGCCACTTTACCAATGACTAATTTTAAATACACACAGTCCTCTCAATTTTCGGACCAAACAGACGCCCACAGTGGAGGCTTATCAAGGGTTGCAATGGGGAAGAAGCCTCTCCCTCACTGTCAGCGCCAGCTGGTAAAGGTGACTGTACAGATGTGCATTTTCCTTTTGGTAGAAATGGTCCGCAGCACTAACTGGTAAGGCTTATTGTACAGTATATTGTCAGTATTCTTCTGGTTCAACATACCTTATAGTTCATATATAACCTGTATTAATTGTATAGATTGTGCATTTAAAGCTGTTACCAAGTTGTCAGAACATAAGAGCGAAAACAAGGTCATATGTAATATTTTGTTTGTAAGTATCCTTTGTATCATAgcaaaggaaatgtttaaaaaaatcaactgtaaTAAAGTAATTTTAGTACACAGAGTGTCTGTTCAgcttttttaagtaattttatttcagtaataAAGTATATTTCGATTAAGTGACTGTTGGATAGTCTCAGGCACTATGCTGGATGTTGGCGTTATTACAGAAGTGTGTAAGGTACAGGTAAGAGTAGAGTCCCTGATGTGAACATGAACCCTCTAGCCTAATTGCCTCAAACTCTGCCCAGAAAATGAAGTGGCCTGTTGTGTTGGAGGTGTGAGGTGATTCTACTTTAGGTTCTAGTGGTTTGATGCAAGTTCTTCAGTAAGACCAGTGTTCTAGTCTGTAGAACTCCAGCTTCTTCCGCACGCATGGATACGTGAATGTATGCAGTTCCTGAACCTTGTAAAAACGTCACAAGGTggtctcaccttttttttttttttttaaagattttttctttatttatctgacagagatcacaagtaggcagagaggcagacagagagagaggaggaagcaggctccctgcagagcagagagcccgatgcggggctcgattccaggaccccgggatcatgatctgagccgaaggcagaggcctaacccactgagccacccaggcgccccaatgatcTCACCTTTTGATGATTTGAAAATCATCATACTTTCTGCCCCTGTATGGGACAAATACTAATCTAGGCCCATTGCTTAAAACACGGTTAAAGTGACTATTTTTGTAAGAAGGCTGATTTGGGGAGAGGGAGTTTAATGTTTTTTTAGTTGGGAACGTTTTTAAGtgtcattttgaaaaaaagtatTGCCtgttttattgaatattttctggaaaagcactttaaattttttaacataGCTTTTTAACTCCTAGTGTGGTGATACTGAGCTATTTTGAGATTAACATGTTAtgtagtataattttttttttttaaagattttatttatttatttatttgacagagagaaatcacaagtagatggagaggcaggcagagagagacagaggaaagcaggctccccgctgagcagagagcccgatgcgggactcgatcccagcaccccgagatcatgacccgagccgaaggcagtggcttaaaccactgagccacccaggcgccctatgtagTATAATTTGCTTGGGTTAAGCAGCCAGTGGGAGAGCCAAGATTAGATCCCACATTGCCTATCACCAGCCTTTCCAACATCCTACCTTGAATTTGCAGCAACTCAAAAAAGGTTTAAGAAACaagatttctttctgctttgtccCTACATTTGGGCTCTTCAGACTCATGGAAGGAAAGTATGGTAAAACTTGTACTTCTATGCCTGTATCCCCTATCAACAACccaaaacaaatgtttaatttgTCATTGTCTAAATGCATCAAAGATGCTTGGAGTTAAATTAGGGGTCAAAGCCTATCCTGActgtaaaatatttgaatataaataaaagtttgcCACAGCATTTGGCAGCTCCACAGCCCCAGTGGTGATAAACCCATGCTATCACTTACATCTCAAAGAAGCAGCTGCAGGGCAGTGTTTTCCTATATGTGTTGTAGAGTGACTTTAATTGCTACTATGTCTGcaaatatgtgtttttaatagtagagggagacagagttGAAGAGGGCGTTGGGATTATGCAATAAACAACTTCCATTTTTAGATTAATGTGCATAGCTTCCCCACAGAGGTGAGTACTAGAGCAGTTTAGAAGATAAATTCTTTCCCCTTTTGTTACCATCCTTTACATTATGAAGTCTAAAATGGGCATTATTTACTGTCATCTCAGCCAGTGATGGGATTAGGAGAAGGCAAAGTATGGCCTTTAGCTGGTCTTTAGCTGCATCACTAATAATGGTGAGATTTGAAAGCCATGTCTTCTCTGACCATCATTTCTAAGAACTAGGAAAATGGGTTTTGGCCAGCAGAACAGATGAACCAGTGTGAACCCTGTTAGCTACAACAAGGTtgttgaatatgtgtatgtgtacacatgtttgagaagggggtggggtgagtCTGCCCtcaactggacaaccagaaccCAGCTCATGTAGGCCCTTCCCAAATTTGCAGTGGAATGACTGGAACTTCTTGGCCTTATAAGAATTGGAGAATACATTTTGATCTGAAAGCAGATGCCACCTTATCTTTTGAGTTCCAGTTGATAAACTAAGTAGACTTAAAGAATGGGATCTCACCTACTTTTACTATTTCATTATATCCTAACAGATATCCTAAATTAAGGcctattgggacgcctgggtgactcagttggttaagcttcctcTTAAttgcagctcgggtcatgatctccaggtcctgagattgagccccatgttaggctccccactcagtggggagtctctctccttcctctatatcccctccaccaccacccccacattcttcactctctaaaataatcttttttctttcttttttttttttttttaattagggtctggggcacctgggtggctcagtgggttaagccgctgccttcagctaaggtcaagatctcagggtcctgggatcgagccccgcatcaggctctctgctcagcagggagcctgcttctccctctccctgcctgcctctctgcctacttgtgatctcgctctctcgctctctctctctgtcaagtaaataaataaataatcctttaaaaattaggGCCTATTTATAGTCTCAGTCTTTTCATATGGAACAACTTGTAAAATAACTTTCCCAAAGACACACAGGTCACAGATAAAGTAGAAACTGGAATCCACCACATCTCCAAGCTACTTCAGTACTCTCTTTCAATGCCCAAATTACTAATTGCTCAGTGGAAAATATCTCTATGTGGGTACCACTGATGATCAGGGAATTTTGAGCTTGCTGGGAAATTATTAGCCCAGAACAGGAGGCCTGGTTGTTGATTAAACAGAGCTGCCACTGGTTAGCGTGGGGAGACACAAAGCTAGATGTACAGAAGTGAAGCAACGGCCGGTGAATAGAGAATGTACAGGGAGGCTCTGTTCACTCTGCAGGCAGGTAAGCATGTATAGCTCAGTACACAGAGGACTTCAGAAGACAAACAGTGCCTTTGTTTTCTGGAGAttcaaaaaataatgacattCCATTGTTGCAGGGAGACTGCGATTCGATTTATTATTCAGAAGCAAACACGTTGGGAGAGAAGTTTTTTTCAACCACACTAGTGGTAAGTACTAGGGTATTACCTCATTACACAAGAAggctggaggtggaggggctAGAGACATTTATTTTTGATAGTGTCTTTTAAGAGTTCCTTAAAACTCTTAGTTCTTCCTGACATTTTAAAACATCCTCTGGTCACTTTAGCAAGgttgttttcattaaaatctttttttttttttttttaagattttatttatttgacagacagagatcacaagtaggcagagaggcaggcagagagggaggaggaagcaggcttcccgccgggcagagagccccatgtggagctcgatccctggaccctgggatatgaccggagctgaagacagaggcttttacccaccgagccacccaggtgccccaattttcattaaaatcttaTGTCATTTCCCAACTCCCAGAATCTGGATCAGGTCTGTGATCTTGATCCTCAAGCCAACCAAAAGTCTTTATAATACACCAAGCTCATCTGCATTATTTTGGTTCACCCAAAATGAGAAGAGAACTTCTACCTAATCTAGGccacccttggggtgcctggctggctcaggagagtatgtgactcttggcatagagcttacttgaaaaaaaaaaaaagaaaagaaaactcatttaGGACACCCTTATTTCCTGGCATACGTCCACACCGTGATGTGTGCCAAACAGCGGTTAAACAGGCTTGCGTGTCCTACCAGTGATGTGGGAATTCCTGCTTCCTGAGGTCTTCACTCCGTCTCCAGACACTCTCTGTGTATAACTTCTCAATCTTGTCTCTGCCAGTGATGAGAACTAGGGAAGATTTCTGATGCCATCCTTCGTGGGTTGTGAAAGAATCACAAATACTCATTGGCATTGTTACCAAATTCTACCCAAGTGGCCAATTGTATCTGCTTATTTAAGCAGGGAGAGGAATTCATGCTAAACTTCATTTCTAAAGGAAGATACCTGGGCATTACCAGGGATGGTTGACTGACAGAACATCTGTGGTctggctggaagataagtagagaGGAGCTTCTGACTCTGGGGTAATTTTGAGGTTAACTATAAAGCCAAACTGATACTTCCTGTGtcaaggccttttttttttttttttttttaacagtactcAAGTCGTAGGAAGGATACCTTCACTCGAAACAGAgatggtgggacacctgggtggctcagttggttaagccactgccttcggctcaggtcatgatcccagagtcctgggatcgagtcccgcatcgggctccttgctcagtggggagcctgcttctctctctgcctctgcctgccgctctgcctgcttgtgttctcccgcactcattctctctctctctctctgacaaataaataaataaaatctttaaaaaaaaaaaaaaaaaaaaaaaagaaacagagatggTATCTCCTCAAAGTGAGGATTTGGGGCTTCATTGTGCATACTGTCTCTGGCGAAGCCACCCTAGAAACCTATgtataaagaacataaaatactAACTCTCTTAGGAGAATGAAGTTATAGCAAGCACAGTGTTAGGTCTTAGAGATCAGAAGCCTTCAGAGGCAGTCCTTGCTTCCTGCATACTGATCCAGTGGGGGAGACAGAGGACTCCATCATACCTCCTCCAAGCCATTGTGTTttgggggctgctgctgcttttatCTCTTAAGACTTGAAGGTggtttggagcacctgggtggctcagtgggttaaagcctctgccttcggctcaggtcctgggatcgagccccgcatccagctctctgctcggcagggagcctgctccccaccccaccccccgcccccatctgcctctctgcctacttgtgatctctgtctgtcaaataaatgaataaaatctttaaaaaaaaaaaaagacttgaaggtGGTTAGAAATACTGAAGAGACCTAAAGGAAGGCAAGCAAGTGAATGAGGCCTGTGAGGATCTCTTAGGGCTCTTAAGAGACCTGGAAAACCAACTCAGTGGTTCTTCTTTGGGTGgtcttagttttattttgttgtttgcttCTTGTTTCCTCAAACGCATAACTTGGGATTTTGTTCAAAGGTCACATATTGTCTCAGGATAGTGTGCCTGGGGTTCTTCCCACTGGTTTTGTCTGATCAGCTGTGAATACGGGCGATTCCTTCAGGGTCACCCAAACCTACTTGAACAGGAACTGCACATTCTTGGCAAATTTTGCTGAAAAAGTAATAatggaaagatgagaaagaagtGGCTTCCTGAGACAGGTTATAAGCACAGGGGGCACAGGGGACACAGAGGAGAAATACCTTAGGGTCTAGGTACTAGGGCTGTGGGTCCAAGGCAATGAATGAAGCTGGGGCTGtcactgaaagaaaaatgttacgTGTACATAACCATGCCCCACCCCTGCAGGCTTGCTttcttataaaaaaggaaaagaaaaccaaccacAATTTCTCCAAAAGCTATTACCTTAAAAAACCAGAGTCCCATGGTATCTGGCCTAGAGGAACAATCCAGAGCTCAGCCCTTGGGGCCCCATAAGCCCCAACAGGTTAAAACCTACTGGGCTGCTCTCCATTTTGCAGTTCATTCAGTTCtgaatgatcctggggtcctgcatgGGGGGCAGGGCAGCTGCAGCATCCTAATTAACTGAAATCCTTACTGTACCAaatgctggggaggggggtggtggccAGATATGTAAGGAATTCTTCCTCAGCAAGCCCTCTCCACGGGCTGTAAACGAGCAGCAGAATGGCTTTAGATTTCAGTTACTTCTGCTCAGAAAGGGTGAAAGACTACCAGATGGGGAACGTGGAGGAGGGGAGCAAGAAACAAAGGAgggaagtgatttttttcatggCAGGATAATGTGCCTCAGATATAATTGAGTGTCCTCTGCATCTCAGGTGAGATTTTAGGATAGTTCGGAGTTTCTTCCAATTTTATCTAGAACACAGCCGGACTAAGATGATCCAAATCTGAAATTATGGTCCCTGGAATTCCTCATACTGAGCCATAGGACACAGCTTTTGATAAACCTCTCTCCTCTTTAAAACTGGTTTGCTGTCTTGAGGCCAGCAGGGGGCTTCCTGTCAAAACAGGTGTCGTCTTTCTtgataacaaattaaaataaaactttggggCAAAGTTCATAGCCACACATACAACTAGATTCCTATGATATTGTTAATGGCCTAATTTAAACCAGGATGTGGGGATCAGTCTGTGGCATGTTTTGCTTTACTCTGATCTTCAGGATTATTCCTCATAAAACCAAACACCATAAACCCACCAGTGAGTGACCAGCTCCAGGAAGAACCTTTTTCTACATCGACACGGATGGCCTTTCGAATAAATGGAGCAGAAAAAGCGTGGTAATGTGAAATATTCGTAAATCACTGAGTAAGCGCTAGCCAACCTCTTGgaacttttgttttctctgtcccAGATGTCTCTCCAGGCCCTGGAAGGGAAGAGGCTGGTAGTAGTGTCAGAGAAGAAGGCAACGAACCATAAAACACCACAGATAGCAGGTTTATACTCTTCACCACCTAGAAGAAGCCCGCATCGCAGGAGAAAAACACCTTTGGCTGGGACTTTCTGGAGTAATCCCCAGGAATGGTCCCGGAGGAGCAGCCAGTGTGCCTGAGAGGCTGGCAGGCCCTGTGTTCGAGGACTCCCTCTTCCTAAAATCATCCCGAAGATCTCCCTAGGCTTGAAGTCCTAGCCTGAAGGCCCAGATCAGCCCAGCAGAGACCTGCAGGATTCGTCTGGAAGACGGGACCTCAGCCTTCCAGATGACAGACACATGCTCTCTGTACCTTGTCGTCCTCACCAGCCCAGTCTCAGCACAGCACTTGCTGCCTCGGCCACCTTTCCCACACTCACGCAAGACTGACGCAGCCCTACGGCTCTGAAGTCAGCGGAGAGCCACAGCCACAGAACCAAAGGAGGGAAGTGGGACTGAGACACAAACATCCTGTCCTCACCACACTGAGTGGCTCCGGCTCAAGAATTAGGGTCAGAGAGCTGATGATTTATGTGAGACAGAGCTTTCTAATGACGCACATACACCCATTCTTTCTAGAGCCCTTGCTAGTCACAGAGCATTTTCTCAAGAGTCCATAGACTCAAAGGGGCTCCTCTTTGGCTTATGAGGTCAGTGGCAGGACAGCATGACAGTGACAGCCCAGCTGCAGACCAGGAAGAGCTGGAATGTGTTGAGCAAAGCCTGGGGCAGGAGTGTTCTCAGGATAAATTCAGCACCAGCTTCCTGGAAGTTCCTTCTTCCACAGACCAGTCTAAGACAGGGGCCGAATCAGCCACAAAGGTCCCGGAGTGCGGCCCCCCTTCTGTCCTCACAGCTGGTTCAGGACTCTGCACGCCCAGCTCTATTCTCAGGCAGGCCCTCACCTCGTGTATGATCTCTTCCAGCTAAAGATCTCCTCCAGATTGGAAGAGGGAAAGGCCTCTCTCTTCTGCAGGGTCCCCCAGTGACGCCGGCCCCCCAGGAACGAAGCCCGGTGCCTGCTCAGCCCTTTCATCCTCTCTTCCGTTCTGAAGAACTCAGTCAAGGCCCGGAAGTACTCCAAGGTGACCTCGTGGCTCCAGGCTGGCAAGGGCTCCTGGCGCAGGAAGCCGCAGTGGCCTCCATGGTGACTGAGCAGGAGGAAAAAGTAGGGGTTGCTGTGAAAGAGTTCCGCGGGCAGAAAGTGGTCCGGGGGCCCGCACACGGGGTCGTCGGCACTGGAAATACACAACACAGGCACCGCGGCCTCGTCCACATCCCGGAGCGGATCGTTGTGGTCCCAGTAGGTGTCCCAGCTGATGGGGAAACTCTTGGTGTGGCAGAACAGGGTCTCCTCAAACTCCCGAAGGGAGCGGCTCCTGAACAGCCTGTGGGTGTCCACGGCGTCCTGCAGGGCCGAGGCATACCTGGCAGCACGCCGAGGGGCAGGGAGGgtaggaaagagagggaagcatgaGGAAGTGAACCGACAACAGGTATGCCAGAGGCACAGGCCACAGGCCAGATTCTGGCCCCAGAGGCATCCTTTGGCCGTATGACACTTTTTTAAACTTCCGTTTCACTGTcatcatttaaagattttattaagtgAAGTCtgtgcccagtgcagggcttgaactcacaaccctgagatcaagagtcacatgctcttcagaCTGAGCAGGCCCGGTGCCCCACTGTCATCATTGAAAACCTGGAGGTGTCACATCAAGTGCAGATATTTGGGTTCTCTAAGGAAATGGAAAGGTCTGGCAACATGGGCGGACACTTAGGGCATTTGTTCCCTCGTGCTGTGTCACAGTTCCTACCAGGCCTGCATTCATGGTCTGCCTGCCTCACCCTGGGGGCAGCAAGTGACTTCACAGCAGCTGATCCACTGTGACAGCTCTGCTCCTGACCTCAACTCCTGACCCTCTGTAGGCAACATGCCCTGAACCGTCCTCTCCTGAAGCCCTGCTAGAACCCCCTGGCTCAAACTATCCAAACCAGCaggtgacaccccccccccccgacggTTAACATCTTTCTTCAGGTTATATCAGTCTATTTTTTACAAGCTAACATGCTGTCCAGATAAAGGCAAACCTTGAGCAGTGGTACAGGTATTCCTAGAAAGGGCTGAGGAAGCGGCCAGGAGTATAATTACTTTACAGGGTAAGTTCCCACATGCGAGCCTGAGAGCCACCACTCTGGGGAAGAGGGGCATTTCTGCTGTTTCCACCTCCGGGGAGAGAGCCTGGCACCCTGACGCGGAGGCCGGGATGGGCAGCTCAGTGCTTTGGGCGTATCAGTCCAGACTTAGCCAGTTGAATCTGGATGTGTGTCTCCAGCAGACATCCAAAGAGGCTTGCCCTGAGTTTTCCATCCCGAACTTCCATAGGCAGGGCAGACCCTAAAGGCCCAGATTTCCTCTCCGCTTCCCTCCCCTTATCCTTCAGCAGGTGCCCTGAGTCAGcactgggtgggggttggggggagggtggttgttATTTGGGAATGGAAACTGGTAATCAAGCCAAAGGAGAACACCTTGCCTCAGAGGCCCAGAAGTTCTGGGCCGCCATGACAGCTCCTGGGGCCACTGTTGAGCTCAGGGTTTGGCCTTCTCAGAACAAAACAGggcaaggagaggaagagaaattacCATTGCCATCACTTTTTGAGCACCTACCCAGTGTTAGGATTTGAACTGAAGTGAGTCTGCCTGCACACCCCAGGTCTTTCTGCCACACCACACTTTCTGCTTGAATGTCTTTGACCCCATTTTGCCACCTCCTAGGAAGGCAGCAGTGCAAGCTGAGGCCTGGTCATTCGCTGTGGGAATGTCGCTCGGCCTCTTCAGTGCCAAAGCCTCACCTGTCACCCTAGAGGTGGACTGCTCTCcttttggagattttttaaaagtatgttgaCATATTCTTTACATTTTGGGATCCATATCGAGGAATATGCAAATCCAGAGAATGTTAATAAATCACATACCACCAAATTTCTGATTCCTGTCACCTCTAGGCGCAGACACTAATAAGGAAACATTCTGGGCAGACAGTCCTAATTGCTTCCAGAACCCTCTTTGCTGATTCGACAAGCCGTGGGTTAAGTGGTAAACGTCTGCCGCTGCCTCTGCTTACAGGTGGGgcaggtaggtgctcagttgCTAGGACACCCTGGGGCTAACACGAGGCCATGGGGCCCCAGGGCAGGTGTCCCTGTTCTACCATAATAATGCTGAGTCTGCCCATGGCCTTTAAACCTGTTTCCCTGGTTCTGTCTAGTGGGTTTGGATGGCTTCGGAGAGCGTGTGCGGAGAGCCCTGCCCAAATTGCCCTAAACCTATGTGATTCGCTACCATGCAGGGCTGTTCCTTCGTCAGCCCAAGACCCCTACGCCCCCCACTTCCTTGCCGGTCTGCGGCTTCCGTCACCCACCTGCTGAGGGCCATCTTCTGGAGGAGCAGGAAGCCCCGCTCGTAGGGCCAGGGCAGGCCGGCCTCAAACCACTCTCGGCAGCGCAGCACCGGCGAGATGCAGGCGGCGCCGGTCACATAGCTGGACGAGCCGCACTCGCCCAGGTAAGACAGCAGGAGCGCGGAGCCCGAGCCCTCGCTCACCGCGAACAGAGGGGCCGCCGGGTGTCGGAAGCGGATGTAAGTGACAGCCTCCTTGAGGTCGGACGGGTCCCCGAAAGGCTGCAGCCGGGGGCTGACCAGCGGGCAGCCGTGGTGGCCGCGACGGTGGAAGATGACCGGGTAGTAGCCGCGCTCCAgggcaagcaggcagaggccgAGCACGTTGCGAGTGAGGCGCCCCCACGCATTGGGGATTACCAGCAGCACCGCGGGATGGCCTCCCGCGTTGGTGACCCGCCGGCCCCGGGGACAAGGTCCCACGACCCAGTCCAGAGCCACCAGCCCGTCGTCCACTAACTGCAGGTATTCCCGGACCAGCTCAGGCCCCGGCCCCACGGGCAGCACGAAGTGGCAGAGGGTCTGCAGGTGGGGTCCGCAGAGCCAGGAGCGCGGGCGCGGCTCCAGCGCCGCCGAGCGTCGCAAGGCGCTCAGCAGGCACTGAGCCAGCGCCGACGGTTTACAGATGAGCCTGCACCCGCCGGGCAGTGGCTCCCGCCCGTCGCTGAACCGGTCTGCGGCACCTCCGCCGTCTGTCTCCTCCTCGTGGTCCTGGCCGCGGGCAGCCGGCACAGTCCTCGCTCCGACGGCGCGCCGCAGCCGCGGGGCCAGCAGGCCAAGCAGGGCGAGCGCGGCCACCAGCAGGGCGAGGGCGGCGTCCCACGGCGGCATGGCGAGGTAGCAGGGCGGCAGGCGGCGGGGCCGTCCCCTCGGCGAGCTCCCCACTCTGCGGGCGACTCCGCCCGGCCGCGGGCTGCTGCCCAGGGCTCTCCtgcgcgggggtgggggtgggcggtgggCGCTCCGGATTGGCCGTGGCCCCGCAGAGGCAGCCAGTTCGGGCCCGGCTCCCCTCGCCCGCCCCCAATCCCGCCCCAGGCCCTTTGTACAGCGATTGCGACAAGCTGGAGCAGAAGGTGAAAGGAGCCTAGGCCACTAAAAGGGAGCGAGGACGCGCCGGCGAGCcggaagggagtggggagggcagcGAGCCGAGGAGTGGGGTGTTGGCGGCAGAGAGTGGGGACACTCGGAGATCAAGGATCGGGGCACGGGATAAGCATCAGAGCAACTCCCCCGACCCCTCCCGTCGGCCCCGCTTGGTGTGTAGCTGCGGGGGGAGACGATGAGTCGCTGTGCCCTCAGGGGCCGCAGCTGAGaagtagcaaaaggaagaagTGCATAAACCCCAGCACCGGGCGCGGGCTCTCTGGCTCCTGCAGGGCCGCTGCAGCTGCAGCCGGAGCAACTAGCCGCTCCTCCCTTCGCAGGCTCGGACGTGCTCTCTGACCTCGGTGTTTGTCTCGGCCCTGCGGGCGCCCTCAACTATACTAGAGCCCCGCGGGGCGGGGGGTCCGGCTCCGGGCCAGCGGGGGTTGGGCCGGCGTCCCGTCCAACAGCGGATTTTGCTGCCGGCGCTGCATTAGCGCGCCGTCCGGAACCCGCCTCCCACCCCGGGAGCATGGGGGCTCCCAGGAGCCTGGCTGCAGCTAATGGAAATCCTCAACACCGCTCCCTGAGCAGGGCTTCCCCAAAGCAGCAGCCCCAAGCTGGGGGAAAAGAGGCATTCAGACGTCCTGCTCGGGGATGCCTGTCAGTCTGCGATGGGGCCGTGGCAGGG
This region of Mustela lutreola isolate mMusLut2 chromosome 15, mMusLut2.pri, whole genome shotgun sequence genomic DNA includes:
- the ABHD15 gene encoding protein ABHD15, translated to MPPWDAALALLVAALALLGLLAPRLRRAVGARTVPAARGQDHEEETDGGGAADRFSDGREPLPGGCRLICKPSALAQCLLSALRRSAALEPRPRSWLCGPHLQTLCHFVLPVGPGPELVREYLQLVDDGLVALDWVVGPCPRGRRVTNAGGHPAVLLVIPNAWGRLTRNVLGLCLLALERGYYPVIFHRRGHHGCPLVSPRLQPFGDPSDLKEAVTYIRFRHPAAPLFAVSEGSGSALLLSYLGECGSSSYVTGAACISPVLRCREWFEAGLPWPYERGFLLLQKMALSRYASALQDAVDTHRLFRSRSLREFEETLFCHTKSFPISWDTYWDHNDPLRDVDEAAVPVLCISSADDPVCGPPDHFLPAELFHSNPYFFLLLSHHGGHCGFLRQEPLPAWSHEVTLEYFRALTEFFRTEERMKGLSRHRASFLGGRRHWGTLQKREAFPSSNLEEIFSWKRSYTR